The Planococcus halocryophilus nucleotide sequence TGTAGGCTGCAACTCGCCTGCATGAAGCCGGAATCGCTAGTAATCGTGGATCAGCATGCCACGGTGAATACGTTCCCGGGCCTTGTACACACCGCCCGTCACACCACGAGAGTTTGTAACACCCGAAGTCGGTGAGGTAACCCTTGTGGAGCCAGCCGCCGAAGGTGGGACGGATGATTGGGGTGAAGTCGTAACAAGGTAGCCGTATCGGAAGGTGCGGCTGGATCACCTCCTTTCTAAGGATAAATTCGGAACCGGGCGCCCTAGGCGCTCCGGGGTTGACGTTTTGCGTTCAGTTTTGAAGGTTCACCTTCAGGCGGCAACGCCTTTTTTTGTGACTTTCAAACTTGTTCTTTGAAAACTGGATAAAACGACATTGAAACAATATGCAAGAAATTCAAGTACGCGTGACAATTTTTGTCACAACTTTTTAATTAACCATTGGTTAAGTTAGAAAGGGCGCACGGTGGATGCCTTGGCACTAGGAGCCGAAGAAGGACGGCACTAACACCGATATGCTTCGGGGAGCTGTAAGTGAGCTGTGATCCGGAGATTTCCGAATGGGGGAACCCACTACTTTTAATCGAGTAGTATCCATGTGTGAATCTATAGCACATGAGAAGGCAGACCCAGGGAACTGAAACATCTAAGTACCTGGAGGAAGAGAAAGCAAATGCGATTCCCTGAGTAGCGGCGAGCGAAACGGGATCAGCCCAAACCAAGAGGCTTGCCTCTTGGGGTTGTAGGACACTCTATACGGAGTTACAAAAGGTAGGATTAGGCGAAGCGACCTGGAACGGTCCGCCGCAGCGGGTAACAGCCCCGTAGCCGAAAACCTTACCCCTCCAGAGTGGATCCTGAGTACGGCGGAACACGTGAAATTCCGTCGGAATCTGGGAGGACCATCTCCCAAGGCTAAATACTTCCTAGTGACCGATAGTGAACCAGTACCGTGAGGGAAAGGTGAAAAGCACCCCGGAAGGGGAGTGAAATAGATCCTGAAACCGTGTGCCTACAAGTAGTCAAAGCCCGTTAATGGGTGATGGCGTGCCTTTTGTAGAATGAACCGGCGAGTTACGATTACATGCAAGGTTAAGCTGAGAAGGCGGAGCCGCAGCGAAAGCGAGTCTGAATAGGGCGCCAGAGTATGTAGTTGTAGACCCGAAACCAGGTGATCTACCCATGTCCAGGGTGAAGGTAAGGTAACACTTACTGGAGGCCCGAACCCACGCACGTTGAAAAGTGCGGGGATGAGGTGTGGGTAGCGGAGAAATTCCAATCGAACCTGGAGATAGCTGGTTCTCTCCGAAATAGCTTTAGGGCTAGCCTCAAGATAGAGAATCCTGGAGGTAGAGCACTGTTTGGACTAGGGGCCCATCCCGGGTTACCGAATTCAGACAAACTCCGAATGCCAGTGATTTATGCTTGGGAGTCAGACTGCGAGTGATAAGATCCGTAGTCAAGAGGGAAACAGCCCAGACCACCAGCTAAGGTCCCCAAATATCCGTTAAGTGGAAAAGGATGTGGCGTTGCTTAGACAACCAGGATGTTGGCTTAGAAGCAGCCATCATTTAAAGAGTGCGTAATAGCTCACTGGTCGAGTGACACTGCGCCGAAAATGTACCGGGGCTAAACGGATTACCGAAGCTGTGGATGGATCTCGTAAGAGATCCGTGGTAGGAGAGCGTTCTAAGGGCGTTGAAGTCAGACCGGAAGGACTGGTGGAGCGCTTAGAAGTGAGAATGCCGGTATGAGTAACGAAAGACGGGTGAGAATCCCGTCCACCGAATGCCTAAGGTTTCCTGAGGAAGGCTCGTCCGCTCAGGGTTAGTCGGGACCTAAGTCGAGGCCGATAGGCGTAGACGATGGACAACAGGTTGATATTCCTGTACCACCTCCCCGCCGTTTGAGCAATGGGGGGACGCAGAAGGATAAGGAGAGCGTGCCGTTGGTTGTGCACGTCCAAGCAGTGAGGCGTGGAATGAGGCAAATCCCATTCCTGATACGTTGAGCTGTGATGGCAAGAGGGTTTACCCTTAGAGTCCCTGATTTCACACTGCCAAGAAAAGCCTCTAGCGAGGCGGGAGGTGCCCGTACCGCAAACCGACACAGGTAGGCGAGAAGAGAATTCTAAGGTGAGCGAGTGAACTCTCGTTAAGGAACTCGGCAAAATGACCCCGTAACTTCGGGAGAAGGGGTGCTCTGGTAGGGTGTATAGCCCGAGAGAGCCGCAGTGAATAGGCCCAGGCGACTGTTTAGCAAAAACACAGGTCTCTGCAAAACCGTAAGGTGACGTATAGGGGCTGACGCCTGCCCGGTGCTGGAAGGTTAAGAGGAGTGCTTAGCGCAAGCGAAGGTGCGAATTGAAGCCCCAGTAAACGGCGGCCGTAACTATAACGGTCCTAAGGTAGCGAAATTCCTTGTCGGGTAAGTTCCGACCCGCACGAAAGGCGTAACGATCTGGGCACTGTCTCAACGAGAGACTCGGTGAAATTATAGTACCTGTGAAGATGCAGGTTACCCGCGACAGGACGGAAAGACCCCGTGGAGCTTTACTGTAGCCTGATATTGAATTTTGGTGCAACTTGTACAGGATAGGTAGGAGCCTTAGATTCCGGAGCGCCAGCTTCGGAGGAGGCGTCAGTGGGATACTACCCTGGTTGTATTGAAATTCTAACCCACAAGCCTGATCGGCTTGGGAGACAGTGTCAGGCGGGCAGTTTGACTGGGGCGGTCGCCTCCTAAAGAGTAACGGAGGCGCCCAAAGGTTCCCTCAGAATGGTTGGAAATCATTCGAAGAGTGTAAAGGCAGAAGGGAGCTTGACTGCGAGACGTACATGTCGAGCAGGGTCGAAAGACGGGCTTAGTGATCCGGTGGTTCCGCATGGAAGGGCCATCGCTCAACGGATAAAAGCTACCCCGGGGATAACAGGCTTATCTCCCCCAAGAGTCCACATCGACGGGGAGGTTTGGCACCTCGATGTCGGCTCATCGCATCCTGGGGCTGTAGTCGGTCCCAAGGGTTGGGCTGTTCGCCCATTAAAGCGGTACGCGAGCTGGGTTCAGAACGTCGTGAGACAGTTCGGTCCCTATCCGTCGCGGGCGCAGGAAATTTGAGAGGAGCTGTCCTTAGTACGAGAGGACCGGGATGGACACACCGCTGGTGTACCAGTTGTTCTGCCAAGGGCATCGCTGGGTAGCTATGTGTGGCCGGGATAAGTGCTGAAAGCATCTAAGCACGAAGCCCCCCTCAAGATGAGATTTCCCATTGCGCAAGCAAGTAAGATCCCTCAAAGACGATGAGGTAGATAGGTTCGAGGTGGAAGCGTGGCGACATGTGCAGCTGACGAATACTAATCGATCGAGGACTTAACCAACACAATGTACGCGAAGACTTGCACGTTCCAATGTCGTTTATCCAGTTTTGAGTGAACAAGCACTCAACTAAATAGTCCAGTGATGATGGCAAAGAGGCCACACCCGTTCCCATCCCGAACACGGCAGTTAAGCTCTTTTGCGCCGATGGTAGTTGGGGGTTTCCCCCTGTGAGAGTAGGACGTCGCTGGTCTGTTTTATTTTTTTTTGGTCCCGTGGTGTAGCGGTTAACATGCCTGCCTGTCACGCAGGAGATCGCCGGTTCGATCCCGGTCGGGACCGTAATTTTGATGATGAACACAGCGATCATGCTGTGTTCATTTTTTTGTTGAAAAGACATTAACTCTTATGGGAAAAACGATATATTTTGATTTACGACAGCTATTTCGCTAAACTATGTAAAGACTCAATAGAGGTGACATGATCAATGACATATACAAAAAAGCTGAATTCGCCAGAAGAAACCGAAAGTTTTGCAATTGACCTTGCAGAACGATTAGAACCCGGAGATTTGCTAACGCTTGAAGGAGATTTGGGTGCTGGAAAAACAACCTTCACGAAAGGCCTAGCTAAGGGTCTTGGGATTCAACGTATGGTAAACAGTCCAACTTTTACCATCTTAAAACAATACTCAGGACGTTTAGAGTTAAATCATTTTGATGTCTATCGTCTTGAGAATAGCGATGAAGATATCGGCTTTGACGAATTTTTCAATAGCGAAGCGGTGTCAGTTGTAGAATGGGCAAGATTCATTGAAGAATATTTGCCAAAAGAACGCTTAGAAATCACCATCAACCGACAATCTGAACAGGGACGAAAGATGACCTTAAATCCAATTGGCAGACGGTATGAAAATCTTTGCAGGGAGCTAAACTTATGATCTATCTTGGAATTGATACCTCAAATTCTCCTTTGTCTCTCGCATTAATCGAAGACGGAAGAGTTTTAATAGAAGAAACATCTAATTTAAAAATCAACCATTCGTTAACAGCTATGCCTGCAATTGAAGAAATGATGAAAAAGGCAAAAATTACACCTGCTGAATTGACGCATATTGCAGTAGCTGAAGGTCCGGGTTCTTACACGGGTGTACGTATTGGCCTAACCATTGCAAAAACATTGGCTTGGTCATTAAAAATCCCTCTACACCTTGTTTCTAGTTTAAAGGTGCTTGCAGCAAATGAGCAGGGGTTTGAAGGACTAGTTTGTCCCATAATGGATGCTCGCCGTGGAACAGCTTTTATTGGCTTGTATGAAGGTGTGGGGTTAGTGCCTGTTTTTGCTGATCAGCATAGCGACGTAAAAGAATTCTTGCTCAAAATTAAAGATCTCCATCGACCTGTGCTGTTTACCGGAGTAGACGCTAAATTGCACGAAGAACTTATTACAGAAGTGTTTGGTGAACAGGCACAATGGAGTGGAATTTCAAACAGGTTGCCACGCGCATCAAATCTGATTATGTTGGCTCAAAAATCTGAGGAAAGCGCAGTTCACCACGCGGTTCCTGAGTATCGCCGCATCACAGAAGCAGAAGCAAACTACAATAAAGCTCAAGAAGGCAAAAATGTATGAGTGAAATTGTAAATTATAGAAAAATGACTGTCGAAGATATAGATGTGGTTTATGAAATTGAAAAATTGTCTTTTACACTGCCTTGGACTAAAGATGCTTTTTATAATGAAATGAATATTAATGAGCATGCGTACTATGTAATTGCTGAAACGGATGAAGGTATTGTTGGGTATTGTGGAATGTGGCTCGTAATGGATGAAGCACATGTTACCAATATCGCTATTCACCCTGACCATCGTGGCAAAAAACTAGGCGGCGGTTTGATGGAAGCGGCAATTGAGACAGCGAAAGCGCAAGGTGCCGTGTTAATGACATTAGAAGCACGAGTCAGCAATACAGTAGCTCAAAATCTTTACCGGAAATTAGGATTTAAAAATGGTGGCATTCGTAAGCGGTATTATACGGATAATTACGAAGATGCCATAGTTATGTGGGTGAAATTCGATGAATAAAGACATTTATATATTGGGAATTGAAACAAGTTGTGACGAAACAGCGGCTTCTGTTGTTAAAAATGGAACTGAAATTATCTCAAATGTTGTAGCTTCTCAAATAGAGAGCCATAAACGTTTTGGCGGCGTTGTACCTGAGATCGCTTCAAGACATCACGTTGAACAAATCACTTTGGTCATTGAAGAGGCTTTACGCTTGGCACAACTAGAACCGCATCAATTAGCTGCAGTTGCAGTAACAGAAGGACCCGGATTAGTGGGTGCTTTATTGATCGGTGTCAACGCTGCTAAAGCTTTTGCTTTTGCTCACCAACTACCTTTAGTAGGGGTACACCATATTGCAGGTCATATATATGCCAACCGTTTAGAACAGGAAATGGAATTTCCTCTTCTTGCTTTAGTTATTTCGGGTGGTCATACGGAGCTAATTTATATGAAAGAACATGGTGACTTTACCGTTATTGGAGAAACACGCGACGATGCAGCTGGAGAAGCTTATGATAAAGTGGCACGAACATTAAATCTTCCTTATCCTGGTGGACCTCATATTGATCGTTTGGCGCATGCTAGCGAAGAAGCCATAACGTTTCCAAGGATTTGGCTCGAAGAAGGATCTTATGATTTTAGTTTTAGTGGATTAAAATCGTCGGTCTTAAATTATATGCATAATGCAGCGCAGCGCGGAGAGACTGTAGCACCTGAACATGTTGCGGCTGGTTTCCAAAATAGTGTAGTAGAAGTGGTAACGGGTAAAACAGTTCGTGCAGCCAAAGAATATAACGTTCGTCAAGTGATTGCAGCAGGTGGCGTTGCAGCGAATAAAGGATTGAGAAAATCATTGGAATCTGTATTCCAAGAAAAAGAAATTCCTTTCTATATTCCTTCATTGCCATTATGTACGGATAACGCAGCTATGATTGCAGCAGCAGGAACTGTTATGTACGAAAAAGGACTTTTTGGTACAATGGCGATGAATGGGCGACCAGGTATGCCATTAACATCATGGATTTAATAAAAGCAAGTAATTTCATCATTTCAGAGAACTGGAATGTGTGAAATTACTTGCTTTTTTTTACCATAAAATTCAGACTTTTATACGTATGATGATAATTGTTCTGTCAATAGAGAACATTTGTACTTATGCACAATTTGTTAATAAACTGTTTGTAACTAGAGGATAAAGGGTGGATATTCTACATATTGTGTACATCAAAGTGGAAAACTCTGTGGATAACATTTAAGTTACCTGTGAATAATGTGCAAAAGTCTGTTGACAGTTGATAAGACAATATCGATAATGTGGAAAAATCTGTGGAAATAAATATTTCACAAATAGCTATTGACCTATATATAGTAATAAAAAAACCGGCTATGCTATAGCCGGTTTTAATTAAATATTTTCAATTTTTTCCTGAATTTCAAGCCATTGCGTCATAACTTCTTCATGAGCCGATTTAAGTTTTTCTAACTCATTTTGAAGTGGCAGCACCCGTTCATGATCTTGGAAGATTTCAGGTTTGCATAGTTGTTCTTCGATATCAGTAATTTGTAAATCTAATTTTTCCATCGTTTGTTCAATCTCTTCAGATTGTCGAACCAATTGGCGTTCGAGTTTTTTCGCTTCTTTGTCTATCTGCGAAGTGGAGGCAGCAACTGGCGCTTTTACTTCAGTGACCGAACCGGCTTCATCAAGTGCTTTTAGTTCAGCAATTTCGAGTTTTTTCTCAACGTAATAATCGTAGTCACCCAAGTATTCGGTCGTGCCATCTTGCGTAAGTTCGCTGACCTTTGTGGCAATGCGGTTCATAAAGTAACGGTCATGCGAAACGAAAAGCAATGTGCCCGGATAATCCAATAATGAATTTTCCAATACTTCTTTACTGTCGAGGTCTAAGTGATTGGTCGGCTCATCGAGTAACAGCACATTGGCTTTTTGCATCATTAACTTCGCAAGTGCCACACGCGCTTTTTCGCCACCCGATAAAGTAGAGACAGGTTTTAGCACATCATCACCGGTAAATAGAAAGCGTCCTAATATGCCACGTATGTCTTTTTCGTTGATCAGAGGGTAGTCATCCCATATCTCGTTTAATACCAGCTTATTGCCTTTTAAATTAGCTTGTTCTTGGTCGTAATAGCCAAATTGAATCCCGGTGCCATAATGGATATTTCCTTCGAGTGGTTTCAGCTCGTTCATGATGGTTTTTAGCAAAGTGGATTTTCCGACACCGTTCGGTCCAACGAGCGCTAAACTTTCTTGCCGATATAGTTTTAATGAAATGTCTTTTGATACAGGTTCGGTGCCATATCCAATAGCTAACGATTGAACATTTAACACGTCGTTACCGCTTTGTTTGCCAATCGTGAATCCGAAGCTTGCTGACTTTTCATTGCCATCGGGGGCTTCCATCCAATCGGTTTTCTGCAAGACTTTCCGGCGGCTTTGTGCCATTTTCGTTGTGGAAGCTCGGGCTAAGTTGCGCTGGACATAATCTTCAAGCTTGGCTTTTTCCCCTTGTTGTTTTTCAAACTGCTTTTGGTCAAGTTCGTATTGTTTCGCTTTTTCATCCAAGTATCGGCTGTAGTTCCCAGTATATTTTTTAATGCGGTGACGAGATACTTCATAGACAAGCGTTACCACTTGGTCGAGGAAATAACGGTCATGGGAAACAATGAGCAAAGCACCCGGATAATTCTTTAAGTAGTTTTCCAGCCAGCTTAGGGTTTCGATGTCCAAATGGTTGGTCGGCTCATCGAGAATTAAAAGCTCAGGTTTGCTAAGCAAATGTTTAGCCAACATAAGGCGCGTTTTTTGCCCACCCGATAAAGACGTCACTTTTTTGTCGTAATCGTCCGGGTAAAATTTCATGCCGTGAAGAATCGCGCGTGTATCCGATTCGTATTGATAACCGCCTGCATCTTTAAAGTCATGTTGCAAAAGATCGTATTCTTTCATCACTTTGTCGTTTTCTTCAGGGTTGTTATAGATGTCGGGACTGGCCATTTGAGCTTCTAGATGACGAAGTTTCGCTTCTTGTTCACGGAAATGATGGAAAATTTTCATCATTTCATCCCAAACAGTCGCGTCTGACTCTAAATTGGATTGTTGTTCTAAATAGCCAATTGTCAAATCTTTCGGCATGCTAATATCGCCGCTATCGTATGACATCTCTCCAGCTATGATTTTCAATAAGGTCGATTTTCCTGCGCCGTTGCGGCCTACTAATGCCACGCGGTCACGGTGTTGTACTTCTAATTTGACGCCTGAGAGAATCTCTTCCGCGCCAAATGATTTATGGACTTGGTTTACTTGTAAAACAATCATGTAGGTCACCTCTATTCTCTTTAAGTGTAGCTGATAGGACGGTTGTTCGCAATTGCACAAGCCTTTACATATCAAGGCTCCTACTGTAAGATGAAAGCGATTTGACAACACCTCAGGAGGATGCGAAAGCGTATGTTACAAGAGACTTCTAAAATTCCGCAAGCCACAACAAAAAGGCTGCCGCTATATTATCGCTTTCTTCAAAACTTCGCGAACGCCGGACAAAAACGGATTTCCTCGCAGGAGTTAAGTGAAGCGATGAAAATTGACTCTGCCACGATTCGCCGTGATTTTTCTCATTTAGGCGCTCTTGGCAAAAAAGGCTATGGCTATGACGTTCAAGAATTACTGCTGTTTTTCCGCAAAACATTAGACCAAGACGAAGCGACCAATGTCGCATTGATCGGCGTTGGTGGACTAGGTAGTGCATTCTTAAAGTATAATTTTCACCGCAACCACAATACAAAAATTATCGTCGCATTTGATTCTAATAGTCCGTTAGAAGGCGAGAGAATCAGCGAGATTGATACGTATCACCCCGATATGATTGAGGAAAAGATTAAAGAATATGGTGTGGAACTGGTTATTTTAACGGTGCCTTCCCGGTCAGCTCAAGAAGTGACAGACCGTTTAGCGAAAACCGATATTAAAGGAATCTTAAATTTCACACCGGTTCGAATTTCGGTGCCTGATCATATTCGCGTCCAGACCATCGATTTGTCAGTAGAGCTGCAAACTTTGATCTACCAAATCAAGCAGCAATGACTTAAAACCTTCACATTTCAACAGCCTTTCGAAATAGCCAAACCCGCTCGAATGATGTAAAATAGAGCCATAATACAGGAGGTGCAACGTATGCCAGGTCCAATGAGTATCATCGTTATCGGTGTTGTTGCTTTACTTGTTTTCGGTCCAAAAAAATTACCGGAACTTGGAAAAGCATTCGGTTCGTCTTTACGTGAGTTCAAGAACGCTACAAAAGGACTTGTAGACGATGACGACGATAAAGTAGATTTGAAAAAGAAAGAAGAGCAAAAGGAAATACGATAGGATGTTTGTCTAATGCCAGAAAATGAGATGACATTAATTGAACATATAGGAGAACTCAGAAAACGGCTGACCATCTTAGTCGTTTTCTTTGTATTAGCGATTATTGTGAGCTTTTTCCTCGCACAACCGCTAATTCAGTACTTGCAGTATACCGAAGAAGCAAAAAATCTTACGTTGAATGCGTTCAAAATTACAGATCCATTAAAGATCTTTATGCAAGTGACAATGATTTTAGCGTTAATCATGACTTCACCACTAATCATGTACCAATTCTGGGCGTTTATTAGCCCAGGACTTCTAGATAAAGAGCGGAGAGCTACACTCAGTTACATTCCGTTTTCTGTACTATTGTTTTTAGGTGGAATTGCTTTTGCCTATTTGATTTTGTTTCCGTACGTTATCGGATTTATGTTGAACATATCCGATAATATGAATATCCAGGAAACAATCGGCATTAATGAATATTTCCAATTCTTGTTCCAAATTACGTTGCCGTTCGGCGTGATTTTTCAGCTGCCGGTAGTGATGTTGTTTTTAACAAGACTTGGAATTATTACACCAATGTTGATGACCAAGTATCGTAAGTTTTCGTATCTTGGATTGGTGATTATTGCGGCGTTTATTACACCGCCCGACATCGTTTCGCATATGATCGTCACGTTACCGCTTATTATTTTGTACGAATTTAGTGTCATGATTGCTAAAGTCGGATACCGCAAATTCTTAAAAGCAGAGCAGCAACAAGCGATTGAAGACCAACAAGAAAGCCTTCCACCGAATTAATTCGGGGAAGGCTTTTTTACTGTAAATTTTCCAGTTGTTTTTGGAATTCCATGATTTTGTCCATGTTCAGTTGAATGACCATGACGTAACTGTTCAAAAGAATATGGGCGATGATTGGCGTAATGATGCTTTTTGTTTTTTGGTATAAAAACGCCAAGATCAATCCTGTTGTGAAATACAGCAACAGGTGCGTAAAGTCGAAATGAATCAATGCGAACGTCAAGGCACTCACCGCAGTGGCGAAAAAGAAATTGGTTGTCTGATTTAATGAACCAAACAACACGCGACGGAAAACCAGTTCTTCAAGAACTGGACCAAACAAGACGATTGATACAATCGCGAGTGGAACCACTTCAGCAATGCTCACTAATGAAGCGGTGTTTTCAGAACCAGGATCTATGCCAAGAAAATTCATTTCGATTAAAGCGGCAACTGATTGGCCGATAAGTAACAACAAGAAGCCGAGAAAGCCCCATACAATCGACATAAGGAGAGACGATTTTTTGCCTTTCCAAATATCGAAAAAGCGTTTGTCTCGCGACACGAGGATGAGCGTTAAGATAAAGCCAATTCCCATGGTCAAAAAGATTAACCAGCCAGATGTTGCAACGCCAGCAGCTTGACGGTCCATGCCTTGCCCTTGAAAGTAACTCATGGTAGGGCTAATAAACAGGATCGGCGAAAGCTGTGCGACGATGAAAATTAATAACACATAAAGCGGGGTTTTTTTGCCTTTGGATTTGGGACGATAGGTGTTACTTTTTTTCGTTTTGGTTGATCGTTCATTTTTTAAGAAGTTGTCTATAAATTTTTTTTGTTTATCGGGCATGATGTAATTCCTTTCACTTTTAAGCTCTCTCTTATTGTAGAGCTTTCAGAAGATAACCGCAAAGAAATCAAAATCATAATAGTTCCTACTTGCAAAAGACTGAAGATTTTATTAAACTTGGGTATGGGTTAGCACTCAAAGGTTGAGAGTGCTAATCGAGAACATTTAGATAATTTGAGGAGGGTGTTTCATTTGTTAAGACCACTAGGAGATCGTGTAATTATTGAGCTCATCGAAGCGGAAGAAAAAACATCAAGCGGTATCGTTTTACCGGGATCAGCACAAGAAAAACCGCAGGAGGGCCATGTGATCGCTGTAGGAAATGGACTTATTCGTGAAAACGGACAGCGCACAGAACTAGACGTGCAAGCTGGCGATCGCGTTATCTTCTCGAAATACGCAGGCTCTGAATTAAAATATGAAGGCAAAGAATATTTGATCTTACGTGAAAACGATATATTAGCAGTTTTAGGCTAAAATAAACCAACGACACAGGAGGAAGCTAAACATGGCAAAAGATATTAAGTTCAGCGAAGACGCACGTAGTTTAATGCTGAGAGGCGTAGATAAATTAGCAGACACAGTAAAAGTAACGCTTGGACCAAAAGGGCGTAACGTAGTGCTTGAGAAAAAATTCGGTTCGCCGTTAATCACCAATGATGGTGTGACGATCGCAAAAGAAATCGAACTTGAAAATGCTTTTGAAAACATGGGCGCGAAACTTGTTGCGGAAGTTGCTTCTAAAACAAACGACATCGCAGGTGACGGTACAACTACTGCAACCGTTCTTGCACAAGCTATGATCCGTGAAGGCTTGAAAAACGTTACAGCTGGCGCAAACCCAGTCGGCATTCGACACGGAATTGAACTAGCTGTTGAAAGTGCACTTAGCGAGTTAAAA carries:
- the tsaE gene encoding tRNA (adenosine(37)-N6)-threonylcarbamoyltransferase complex ATPase subunit type 1 TsaE; the protein is MTYTKKLNSPEETESFAIDLAERLEPGDLLTLEGDLGAGKTTFTKGLAKGLGIQRMVNSPTFTILKQYSGRLELNHFDVYRLENSDEDIGFDEFFNSEAVSVVEWARFIEEYLPKERLEITINRQSEQGRKMTLNPIGRRYENLCRELNL
- the tsaB gene encoding tRNA (adenosine(37)-N6)-threonylcarbamoyltransferase complex dimerization subunit type 1 TsaB — encoded protein: MIYLGIDTSNSPLSLALIEDGRVLIEETSNLKINHSLTAMPAIEEMMKKAKITPAELTHIAVAEGPGSYTGVRIGLTIAKTLAWSLKIPLHLVSSLKVLAANEQGFEGLVCPIMDARRGTAFIGLYEGVGLVPVFADQHSDVKEFLLKIKDLHRPVLFTGVDAKLHEELITEVFGEQAQWSGISNRLPRASNLIMLAQKSEESAVHHAVPEYRRITEAEANYNKAQEGKNV
- the rimI gene encoding ribosomal protein S18-alanine N-acetyltransferase; protein product: MSEIVNYRKMTVEDIDVVYEIEKLSFTLPWTKDAFYNEMNINEHAYYVIAETDEGIVGYCGMWLVMDEAHVTNIAIHPDHRGKKLGGGLMEAAIETAKAQGAVLMTLEARVSNTVAQNLYRKLGFKNGGIRKRYYTDNYEDAIVMWVKFDE
- the tsaD gene encoding tRNA (adenosine(37)-N6)-threonylcarbamoyltransferase complex transferase subunit TsaD — encoded protein: MNKDIYILGIETSCDETAASVVKNGTEIISNVVASQIESHKRFGGVVPEIASRHHVEQITLVIEEALRLAQLEPHQLAAVAVTEGPGLVGALLIGVNAAKAFAFAHQLPLVGVHHIAGHIYANRLEQEMEFPLLALVISGGHTELIYMKEHGDFTVIGETRDDAAGEAYDKVARTLNLPYPGGPHIDRLAHASEEAITFPRIWLEEGSYDFSFSGLKSSVLNYMHNAAQRGETVAPEHVAAGFQNSVVEVVTGKTVRAAKEYNVRQVIAAGGVAANKGLRKSLESVFQEKEIPFYIPSLPLCTDNAAMIAAAGTVMYEKGLFGTMAMNGRPGMPLTSWI
- a CDS encoding ABC-F family ATP-binding cassette domain-containing protein, yielding MIVLQVNQVHKSFGAEEILSGVKLEVQHRDRVALVGRNGAGKSTLLKIIAGEMSYDSGDISMPKDLTIGYLEQQSNLESDATVWDEMMKIFHHFREQEAKLRHLEAQMASPDIYNNPEENDKVMKEYDLLQHDFKDAGGYQYESDTRAILHGMKFYPDDYDKKVTSLSGGQKTRLMLAKHLLSKPELLILDEPTNHLDIETLSWLENYLKNYPGALLIVSHDRYFLDQVVTLVYEVSRHRIKKYTGNYSRYLDEKAKQYELDQKQFEKQQGEKAKLEDYVQRNLARASTTKMAQSRRKVLQKTDWMEAPDGNEKSASFGFTIGKQSGNDVLNVQSLAIGYGTEPVSKDISLKLYRQESLALVGPNGVGKSTLLKTIMNELKPLEGNIHYGTGIQFGYYDQEQANLKGNKLVLNEIWDDYPLINEKDIRGILGRFLFTGDDVLKPVSTLSGGEKARVALAKLMMQKANVLLLDEPTNHLDLDSKEVLENSLLDYPGTLLFVSHDRYFMNRIATKVSELTQDGTTEYLGDYDYYVEKKLEIAELKALDEAGSVTEVKAPVAASTSQIDKEAKKLERQLVRQSEEIEQTMEKLDLQITDIEEQLCKPEIFQDHERVLPLQNELEKLKSAHEEVMTQWLEIQEKIENI
- a CDS encoding redox-sensing transcriptional repressor Rex, which encodes MLQETSKIPQATTKRLPLYYRFLQNFANAGQKRISSQELSEAMKIDSATIRRDFSHLGALGKKGYGYDVQELLLFFRKTLDQDEATNVALIGVGGLGSAFLKYNFHRNHNTKIIVAFDSNSPLEGERISEIDTYHPDMIEEKIKEYGVELVILTVPSRSAQEVTDRLAKTDIKGILNFTPVRISVPDHIRVQTIDLSVELQTLIYQIKQQ
- a CDS encoding twin-arginine translocase TatA/TatE family subunit, encoding MPGPMSIIVIGVVALLVFGPKKLPELGKAFGSSLREFKNATKGLVDDDDDKVDLKKKEEQKEIR
- the tatC gene encoding twin-arginine translocase subunit TatC translates to MPENEMTLIEHIGELRKRLTILVVFFVLAIIVSFFLAQPLIQYLQYTEEAKNLTLNAFKITDPLKIFMQVTMILALIMTSPLIMYQFWAFISPGLLDKERRATLSYIPFSVLLFLGGIAFAYLILFPYVIGFMLNISDNMNIQETIGINEYFQFLFQITLPFGVIFQLPVVMLFLTRLGIITPMLMTKYRKFSYLGLVIIAAFITPPDIVSHMIVTLPLIILYEFSVMIAKVGYRKFLKAEQQQAIEDQQESLPPN
- a CDS encoding type II CAAX endopeptidase family protein, whose protein sequence is MSYFQGQGMDRQAAGVATSGWLIFLTMGIGFILTLILVSRDKRFFDIWKGKKSSLLMSIVWGFLGFLLLLIGQSVAALIEMNFLGIDPGSENTASLVSIAEVVPLAIVSIVLFGPVLEELVFRRVLFGSLNQTTNFFFATAVSALTFALIHFDFTHLLLYFTTGLILAFLYQKTKSIITPIIAHILLNSYVMVIQLNMDKIMEFQKQLENLQ
- the groES gene encoding co-chaperone GroES, which translates into the protein MLRPLGDRVIIELIEAEEKTSSGIVLPGSAQEKPQEGHVIAVGNGLIRENGQRTELDVQAGDRVIFSKYAGSELKYEGKEYLILRENDILAVLG